One Phaseolus vulgaris cultivar G19833 chromosome 2, P. vulgaris v2.0, whole genome shotgun sequence DNA window includes the following coding sequences:
- the LOC137812910 gene encoding uncharacterized protein, producing the protein MNSYSYYGYQEKNILTSCEEMRMESVICPKPRRLGLINHSSINTHIRPLRYPISCQSEVEDSGVGAELLDIILPKESCYLARSGGQVVASSPPFFCGSPPSRASNPVIQDEQFGNGNFSPFIEASSSSVRGCVPMKFGQTPAAVRIEGFDCLNRDRSSCSISAVA; encoded by the exons ATGAATAGCTACAGCTATTATGGGTACCAAGAGAAGAACATCTTGACAAGCTGTGAGGAGATGAGGATGGAATCAGTGATTTGCCCCAAACCTCGGCGATTAGGTCTCATAAACCACTCTTCCATCAACACACACATCAGGCCCCTCAGGTACCCCATCAG CTGTCAATCTGAGGTGGAAGATTCAGGAGTTGGGGCAGAGCTTTTGGACATCATCCTCCCCAAG GAAAGCTGCTACCTTGCAAGATCCGGAGGCCAAGTGGTAGCATCATCACCACCGTTTTTCTGTGGATCTCCTCCAAGTAGGGCCTCAAACCCTGTGATTCAAGATGAGCAATTTGGTAATGGGAATTTTAGTCCATTTATTGAGGCATCCTCTTCTTCAGTTCGAGGCTGTGTTCCAATGAAATTTGGTCAGACTCCAGCTGCGGTGAGGATAGAAGGTTTTGACTGTCTTAACAGAGATAGGAGCAGCTGCAGCATCTCTGCTGTGGCATAA